One part of the Vicia villosa cultivar HV-30 ecotype Madison, WI linkage group LG6, Vvil1.0, whole genome shotgun sequence genome encodes these proteins:
- the LOC131613648 gene encoding uncharacterized protein LOC131613648: MTTTSITYAFYNDYDLLTLYAWKCCLETWVVHNQPNAGGNDGSRALETFQRNHPPTFKGQHDPDGAQIWLKEDVRGRKEIEFLELKQWNSTVTEYASKFVELAKYYPHYNRATDEFSKSIKFENGLNMEIKQADGYQHIRRFEELKNNCRIYKEDNKAHSVHCKSLSEKRGKQNLDCRKPYDADKGKQKAFDGKRISGGGDPTPIKCYRCGEQGHCSTECENKVLRCYKCGKTGHHAPECKNDGPTYFHYGEQGHNNTQCQKPKKEVTAQTNSIKFALSGTEDSKKDNLIRGTCFINDVEIVAIIDTGSTHSFISLECDTKLELKLSDMNGSMIIDIPASGSVTTTYVCRKCPLTIFDKRFVMDLMCLPLHQIDVILGINWLEFKYVHINCYAKTLRFPKFGDNGELILLSAKEVNELLGDEALMFASLQVDREAASLNIPVVCEFLEVFPDDISDLPPEREVEFSIDLVPGTSPVSMAPYRMTTSELNELKKQLEEMFEKKFIRLSILLINISANVSDYVEYLMLSEIVAFMDRAVGSGQDSTDVEYSGNITQVHVALIDSTNDYVYIAVVVYSDSDVSTCHRTSEV, from the exons ATGACTACTACATCTATTACTTATGCTTTTTATAACGATTACGATTTACTCACCCTTTATGCTTGGAAATGTTGCCTCGAAACATGG GTTGTGCATAATCAGCCCAATGCTGGAGGAAATGACGGATCCCGTGCATTGGAGACGTTTCAGAGGAATCACCCGCCTACTTTCAAGGGTCAGCATGATCCTGATGGAGCGCAGATTTGGCTCAAGGAG GATGTGCGCGGGAGGAAGGAGATCGAGTTCCTAGAGTTGAAGCAATGGAATTCAACTGTGACtgagtatgcttcgaagtttgtggaactggctaAGTATTATCCACATTACAATAGAGCAACTGATGAGTTCTCAAAGAGCATCAAGTTCGAGAATGGTTTGAATATGGAGATCAAACAGGCAGATGGGTATCAACATATACGTAgatttgaagagttgaagaataACTGTAGAATCTACAAAGAGGATAACAAAGCTCATTCGGTTCACTGCAAGAGTCTGAGTGAGAAAAGAGGAAAACAAAATCTGGATTGTAGGAAGCCTTACGATGCTGATAAAGGGAAGCAGAAGGCGTTTGATGGGAAAAGAATAAGTGGGGGAGGAGATCCCACTCCTATCAAGTGCTACCGATGTGGTGAACAAGGTCACTGTTCCACTGAATGTGAGAATAAGGTGCTAAGGTGCTACAAGTGTGGCAAGACTGGTCATCATGCTCCTGAATGCAAGAATGATGGTCCGACTTATTTCCATTATGGTGAACAAGGTCATAACAATACCCAgtgtcagaagccaaagaaggagGTTACTGCTCAGACCAAcagtataaagtttgctttaagTGGGACAGAGGATTCCAAGAAGGACAACTTGATTCGAGGTACTTGCTTTATCAATGATGTTGAGAtagttgctattattgatactggttcTACTCATTCGTTTATTTCGCTTGAATGTGATACTAAGTTGGAATTGAAGTTGTCTGATATGAATGGTAGTATGATAATAGATATTCCTGCAAGTGGTTCTGTTACTACTACTTATGTTTGTCGGAAGTGTCCATTGACTATCTTCGATAAACGTTTTGTGATGGATTTGATGTGTCTACCCTTACACCAAATCGATGTGATCCTTGGAAttaactggttggaattcaaatatgttcatatcaactgttatGCTAAGACATTGAGATTCCCGAAGTTTGGGGATAATGGAGAATTGATTTTGTTATCAGCCAAGGAAGTGAATGAACTTTTGGGAGATGAAGCTTTGATGTTTGCGTCATTGCAAGTTGATCGTGAAGCTGCGAGTCTAAATATACCTGTTGTCTGTGAATTTCTAGAGGTGTTTCCTGATGATATAAGTGATTTACCTCCAGAGCGTGAAGTAGAATTTTCTATAGACTTGGTTCCAGGAACAAGTCCAGTTTCGATGGCTCCTTATAGAATGACGACGTCAGAATTaaatgaattgaagaagcaattggaaGAGATGTtcgagaagaagtttattcgacTGAGT ATTCTACTAATTAATATTTCTGCTAATGTCTCTGATTATGTGGAATATCTG ATGCTATCCGAAATCGTGGCTTTTATGGACAGGGCTGTTggatcaggtcaagattcaacaGATGTAGAATATTCTGGGAATATTACACAGGTCCATGTGGCGCTGATTGATAG TACTAATGATTATGTTTATATTGCCGTTGTTGTTTATTCGGATTCAGATGTCTCGACATGTCATAGGACATCTGAAGTCTGA
- the LOC131611508 gene encoding pentatricopeptide repeat-containing protein At1g74850, chloroplastic-like, with protein sequence MPSQGVPRSVFAYTAVINAYGRNGQFQDLLDRMKQERVPASVLTYNTVINACAKGGLDWEGLLGLFDEMRHEGIQPDFVTYNTLLSASAHRGLGDEADFGLMDFNKKYIGDHEIQERD encoded by the exons ATGCCTAGCCAAGGTGTTCCTCGGAGTGTGTTTGCTTATACTGCTGTTATTAATGCTTATGGTCGTAATGGTCAGTTTCAGGATTTGCTTGATAGAATGAAACAAGAGAGGGTTCCTGCTAGTGTGTTGACTTATAATACTGTTATTAATGCTTGTGCTAAAGGTGGGTTGGATTGGGAGGGTTTGTTAGGGTTGTTTGATGAAATGAGACATGAAGGGATACAACCTGATTTTGTAACTTATAATACATTGCTCAGTGCTTCTGCTCATAGGGGGTTGGGGGATGAAGCTGATTTTGGTTTAATGGATTTTAATAAG AAATATATTGGCGATCATGAGATTCAAGAAAGGGACTAA